A region of the Pseudarthrobacter phenanthrenivorans Sphe3 genome:
CAGCTGTGCCTTTTTGTCGGGGACGAAGCTCTTCAGGCCCGAGCTGGTCGGCCAGTCCAGTGATGCTTGACGCCACGAGGTCCCAGTCGCCTTCCGGGGCCAGGTCCGCCGTCTGGTCTGGCCCATGTTCAGTGGGGCGGGCAATGAACGCCGTAGCCAGCCCTGCCGTCCGGGCAGCGTACAGGTCGTTGTTGTGGGCCGCCGCCAGCATCACCTCACCGGGGTTGAGGTCCAGGAACTCAGCCGTCCGGAGGTACGCCTGGGGCAACGGCTTGTAGCTGCGTGTCATGTCCGAGCCGATGATCACATCCCACGGCAGCCCGGCGTTCCTGGCCATATCCAACATCGGCGGGCCCGATCCGCTGCGTGGGGAATCCCAGGCCCACGGCGCACGCAAGCCGCCCGGCATGGTCGAAGACCGGCGCACTGATGGAGCCCACATCCTGGTTGCGTTCCCTTGAGCGGCTGGGCCCTGTGGCCTTAGCCGGCTCCGTGGCCTGACGGCCCTTCCGCAGTAGTGGGCGATTGCCCGGCGCCCGCGCCGCCCTCTTCGGCAGCGCAGCCCCGTGGCGGTGATAGGCAGTTGGTCGATCTTGGACCTGCCGGTACCTGTCCTGACTCGACCCCGGAAGGTCGAGTCAGGACAGGTACACGGTCATTTGCGTTGCTCTGCGGCCGCCTGCGCTTTGGCGTTGGCTTCGCGGATCTGGTCGGTCATGTCCGTGTAGAACTCGTCCTGCGGGTCCTTGATGCCCCAGCCCCGGCCGAGGTTTTCGATATAGCCGCACCAGTGCCAGCCGATGATCCAGGGCTCGGCCATCACCTTCGCCAGGCCATTGGCGTAATCGGCGCCGCGCTCGGAGTGCGTGCTCATATCACTGGTCCGGTGGGGGTTCATGTCCGTGGGTACCCAGTTGCCAATGTCGGCGATGACGACGGGCTTGCCGGTCAGGTCGTGCCAGCGGCGCAAGTCGTCGATCATCGTCTTGTATTCCTCGTCGGACTTCCCGGTGAAGTACTGGACGGAGAGGACGTCCACGAACGGGACCATCGCGCGCAGGGCTGCTTCCGGGATGCCCTTGTTGCCGTTGTAGCGGTCGCCGAGGATCAGGTGGTTGGGGTCGTACCGGCGGATGGCCTCAGTGATGGTCTTGTAGTACTGAGTCGCCACCTCGAAAAGCTTTTTGTCGTGTTCTTCCTGGCTGAGCCCGTCGAAACCCGGCCAGAACCTGCCGGCCGCGTGGGGCAGCCAGGCAGGAATGTCTACCAAAAAGTAGCCAATGAGGTTTTGGCTGTTCTTGTGGTCGGAGACCATCCGGCGGGCGATCCAGTCTGCGTACTTCTGGAAGTCCTCCCCGAAAACGTCCCGGAAGGCGGGGTGGCCGTTCCAGTCCTCGATTTCCTGCACACGGATTTGCACCACGTAGGGCATACCGGCGTCCAGCAGGTGCTGATCCGGCCAAGGCAGGGAATGGCCAAGGTCAACGGGGTCCCCGAACCAGTCCAGTGCCTCTCCCCACCCTCCGCTGATGTACTGGGACGTCCAGCCGATCGTGTTGAAGTTGAGGTCTTGGAGGTCCCGGACTACGCCCTTTGTCCAGGACTGACGGGAGCCATACTTCCGCTCGAAGATTTCCACGTTGTGCGGGTAGCGCAGGTCGGTGTCGTCGATGTGGTTGAGGGCAAGGGAGAGGAAGGGCTTGCCTTCGGGGTCCACGAAGCTCCATGCTCCGTCGCTGTTGGCCACCCGGAAGAAACCATTGTTCGGTGTTTCAGTTGCTGACATTTCAATCGCTCCTTTGCGAGTTACGTTATTTCTTACTGAGGGACACTGCGGCAATGATGATGGCGCCCTTGATAATTTGCTGCACCGAGGAATCAACGCCCATGAGGACCAGGCCATTGTTCATCATGCCGATAATCAGGGACCCGGCAAGGGCCCCGATGACAGTTCCCCTGCCGCCGAAGAGGCTTACTCCACCAAGGATGACCGCGGCGATGACGTCCAGTTCCAGGCCGACACCGACGTCCGGGCGGGCGGCGTGGGCAATGCCTGTGAACAGGAGCGAGGCCACACCGACGAGGGCGCCGGTGATGACGAACGACAGAATCACGGTGCGGTGGGTTTTGACGCCGGTGAAGCGTGCCGCCTGGGGATTGCCGCCGGTGGCGAAGACCCGAAGCCCGAAGACGCTCTTGTGCAGGAGTAGGAAGCCGAGCGCAACGATCACGATGGTCCAGACCACGGCGATGGGAACGCCGAGGATGCTGCTGTCGCCGAAGATGCTGAAGTAGGGCCGGTTGGCGATAATCACCGGGCGGGTGTCCGTGATGAGCAAAGCGATACCACGGGCGACTCCAAGCATGCCCAGGGTGACCAGGAAGCTTGGGATGCCTAGTTTCACGGTCAGGAATCCATTGACGAACCCGAAGACGACACCGACGGAGATGGCTGCCAGTGCACCGAGCACCCAGAAGTTCGAGACGTGCTGGAGCGCCAGGGCGGAGGCCATTCCGGAGAGCGCGAACACGCTGCCGACGGACAGGTCGATCTGGGCGTTGACAATGACGAGCGTGACTCCGACGGCGATGATGGACACGATCGCCGTCTGCCGGCCCACGTTGGCGAAGTTTTGCACGCTGAAGAAGACAGGGGAGGCAATGGAGAAAAACAGCACGAGTCCCACGAGCGCGATGTACACGAAGTATTCACGGATGAAGTCCAGGGGGGAACGGCGGCCCCAGTGCGGGCGGCTCAGGCTAATGCTGTTGGTGATCGCGCTCATGGCTCTCACGAACCCTTTCATTGAGTCTTGAATAAATGTACTGGTCTGTCATGTCCGGCGTGACAGTCTCGGGCCCGCTCATGGACGTGGACGTCATGAAGTAGATTTCGTCGCACAGTTCCTGGAGTTCGACGAAGTCGGACGAAGCGACGATGATGGCTGCTCCTTCTTCGGCGAACCGGTGGATGACCCGGTAGATTTCTTGGCGGGCGCGGACATCCACGCCTTGGGTCGGTTCGTCGAGAAGCAGGAGGTGCATGCCGGGCTGCAGCCATTTGGCGAAGACGACTTTCTGCTGGTTGCCGCCGGACAATGTCTGGACAGGGCTGTCGATCGAGTTCGTCTTGACCTGCAGCGTCTCTACGAGGCCCTTGATCAGTGTCCGGGCGGCCCGGTTGTCGACGAGGCCGCCTTTGCGCAGTGACTTGTGGTGGGCCAGGGCGAGGTTTCGCTGGATGGAGTGCTGCATCACGAGGCCAGAGCGGTGCCGGTCCTCGGGCACGAGAGCGACTCCTGCGCTGAGGGCCTCCCAGGGGTGTTTGAAACGGACTGTCCGACCATTGAGTCTGATCTCCCCGGCGGTGCTGCGGCGCATGCCGCCGATCGTTTCCAGGAGCTCGGTGCGGCCGGTACCGATAAGGCCGGCGATGCCGACAATCCGTCCAGCCTCGGCGGTAAAGCTGATGTCCGAGAAGCGGTCCCCTGCGAGGTCGGTTATCTGGAGTTTCGGACCGCCGGAGGAGTTGGCCAGCAGCTCGGGGCGGGCGAACCGGTCGAACGCTTCCTTTGGCGGGCCGGCTTCCTGGGGTTCAGCGCCCGTGATTTCACGGACCAGTGAACTCATCTCCAGGTCGGCCACGTCAGCGGTCAGGACCTTCCTGCCGTCTCGGATGATCGTCACCCGGTCGGCCAGCTCGAAGACCTCGGTGAGCCGGTGGGTGACGTAGATGATGCCTACGCCTGACTTCTGGATGTCGCGGATGCTGTTGAACAGCAGCAGCTGGTCAGCTTTGGTCAGTGTCGACGTCGGCTCGTCCAGCACCAGGACCCGTGCATCCCGGTGGACGGCCTTGGCGATCTCGACAAGCTGGCGGGAGGCAACCGAGAGGTTCTCGACCAATTCCCCAGGCGGCAGGTGCAGCCCCAGGGAGTCGATGAGCTCTTTGGCTACGGCGTTCATCTTCTTCTTTTGCACCATCCCAAAGGCGTTGTGCAGCTCATTGCCGAGGAAGATGTTCTGGGCCACCGAGAGGGACGGGACCAGGCTGAGCTCTTGGAACACAGTCGCGATGTCTGACTGGATCCGTTCGCGGCCGTCGACCTCGACAATTCCCTCGTCCTGTGGCTGGACGCCGTCGAGGATCTTTATCAACGTGGACTTTCCTGCACCATTGGGGCCCAATAGTGCGTGGACTTCGCCGGGGCGCAAATCGAAATCGACGTCTTTCAGGGCATACACCCCGCTGAAGGCCTTGCTGACGCCACGGGCGTTGAGCAGCGCCCTGCTGTTGCCCTGCCCGGCGCCGCTGGCTTCCGCGGCATCCGCCGCGGTGGTCACCTCTGGGTGATCAATTGCTGTTTGCTTGCTGATACTGGCCATGTCACTTGTCTCCGCAGAGTCCCGAAGTCTCGCACGCGTCGAGCACTTCCTGGGGTGGCTTGGAATGGAAGATCTCCTCATACCTCTGCAGGAGGTTTCCCGGGGTCACTGCGACGGCGGGAAGAGCGACCCACGCAGGAACCTCTTTGCCGATCAGGGCGAGCGCTGCTGCCCTGGCCTCCGCGACTCCTTGGTTGTAAGGCTCTTGGGCACCAATGGCTTTGATATAGCCGCCGCTGGCCATTTCGACTGCGACTTCCGTGCCGAGGTCAATCGTTGTGATCGGGACGTTGACGCCGGCATTACGGAGGGAGGCGACGGACTGCATAGCCGGCGAATCCCAGATGACAAACAACCCGTTGACGTCAGGGTTTGCCGTCATGAAGTTGGCGGCA
Encoded here:
- a CDS encoding glycoside hydrolase 5 family protein, producing MSATETPNNGFFRVANSDGAWSFVDPEGKPFLSLALNHIDDTDLRYPHNVEIFERKYGSRQSWTKGVVRDLQDLNFNTIGWTSQYISGGWGEALDWFGDPVDLGHSLPWPDQHLLDAGMPYVVQIRVQEIEDWNGHPAFRDVFGEDFQKYADWIARRMVSDHKNSQNLIGYFLVDIPAWLPHAAGRFWPGFDGLSQEEHDKKLFEVATQYYKTITEAIRRYDPNHLILGDRYNGNKGIPEAALRAMVPFVDVLSVQYFTGKSDEEYKTMIDDLRRWHDLTGKPVVIADIGNWVPTDMNPHRTSDMSTHSERGADYANGLAKVMAEPWIIGWHWCGYIENLGRGWGIKDPQDEFYTDMTDQIREANAKAQAAAEQRK
- a CDS encoding ABC transporter permease is translated as MSAITNSISLSRPHWGRRSPLDFIREYFVYIALVGLVLFFSIASPVFFSVQNFANVGRQTAIVSIIAVGVTLVIVNAQIDLSVGSVFALSGMASALALQHVSNFWVLGALAAISVGVVFGFVNGFLTVKLGIPSFLVTLGMLGVARGIALLITDTRPVIIANRPYFSIFGDSSILGVPIAVVWTIVIVALGFLLLHKSVFGLRVFATGGNPQAARFTGVKTHRTVILSFVITGALVGVASLLFTGIAHAARPDVGVGLELDVIAAVILGGVSLFGGRGTVIGALAGSLIIGMMNNGLVLMGVDSSVQQIIKGAIIIAAVSLSKK
- a CDS encoding sugar ABC transporter ATP-binding protein produces the protein MASISKQTAIDHPEVTTAADAAEASGAGQGNSRALLNARGVSKAFSGVYALKDVDFDLRPGEVHALLGPNGAGKSTLIKILDGVQPQDEGIVEVDGRERIQSDIATVFQELSLVPSLSVAQNIFLGNELHNAFGMVQKKKMNAVAKELIDSLGLHLPPGELVENLSVASRQLVEIAKAVHRDARVLVLDEPTSTLTKADQLLLFNSIRDIQKSGVGIIYVTHRLTEVFELADRVTIIRDGRKVLTADVADLEMSSLVREITGAEPQEAGPPKEAFDRFARPELLANSSGGPKLQITDLAGDRFSDISFTAEAGRIVGIAGLIGTGRTELLETIGGMRRSTAGEIRLNGRTVRFKHPWEALSAGVALVPEDRHRSGLVMQHSIQRNLALAHHKSLRKGGLVDNRAARTLIKGLVETLQVKTNSIDSPVQTLSGGNQQKVVFAKWLQPGMHLLLLDEPTQGVDVRARQEIYRVIHRFAEEGAAIIVASSDFVELQELCDEIYFMTSTSMSGPETVTPDMTDQYIYSRLNERVRESHERDHQQH